The DNA window CCCTCCCAGCAAAGCTGGGAGGGGGTCGGGGGGAGGGCGAAGACCACTATCACATCGCAGATTACCATAGCTGTCCGATGCCGAGATGCTCACGTCGAAACAGTATGAAATCAAATGGAAGACCGGAGCCTTGCGAGGCCCCGGTTGTTTTTTCGCAATCGCACCCGTCTACCGCACGATCATCGGTATGTAGGTACGGTACACCGGAGGCATCACACCCGGCGTGATCGACACGTCGTCGACATAGACCCACGAATCATCCACCGGTTGGTTGCGGTTCGACAGGCCGACGTAGATCTGGATCGTCTGCCCGGCATATGGCGTCATGTCGTAGGCGGCCTTGCGCCAGCCCAGGTCGTGCAGCGCGGGTACGTAGCTGCCGCAGGCCGCGTCTGTGTAGCCATCGCGCGCGACCAGCGCTAGTTCCATGCCGTCCGCCGTCCGCACGCTGACATCCGTGCTATCCCATAACGCGATGCGGCAGCCATGTAGCACATCAAAAGTGAACATGCGATACCAGAGCGTCAGCAGCACGGGCGCGCCGACCGGCACCCGCACGGTTTGATAGGCCCAGGCCGTGCCGGTTGCGTGACCGGTGTTCGAGATACTGGGCGTGCCGAGCAGGAGGAAGCGCGTGCCGCTGCGCGGTATGGCGAAGCGATCGCCCACCGAGAGCGTGCTGCTGAGCGCTGCCGTGGTCGAGCCGACGACCCAGGGCGACGTGGAGCCGCTATCGAAGCCGTCATTATCCACGACCGGGCGCAGTTCCACTTGCGTCGCCGGCTGAACACCCGACGCGCCGATCCGGGCGTTGCCCGGCTGCAGTTCGGCGTGCAGCGTGCCCGTCACCTGGCCGGACGTCGCCGTGAACCAGCCGCTCGCGCCGCCCGATTCAAATATGCCCAGCGTTGTCGTCAGGTACACAAGCGTGCCGTCCGAAACCCGGTGGCCCGATGCATCAGTGATGGTGACGGTAAACGCCGCCGTGCTGATGTTATCGGCGGGAATGCGCGCCGGCAATACGATCCACTGCGCCAGCGCCGGCGCCCCGGCGGGCAGGAACTGCACCAGGTCGCCTGAGGTCGCCACACCGGGCACGTTGACGTGTGCAATCCCGACATCAAAACCGGCCGTGAGCGTTCGCGTGACGACACCGTCAATCGTAGGCGGACCGCCCGATAGCGCGCCCAGCGTCGCCGTGACGGCCGGTTGCGTGCCATCGCGCACGCGCCGGCCGAGCGAATCGCGCAGGGTGATGAAGAGCGTGGACGTGCTGACGCCGTCGGCCACGATGACCGGCGGGCGCGCCTCAACCGTCGCGCTGACGGCCGGGCCGGGCACCAGCCAGAGCACGGGCGCCGGCGTGGCCGTAATGCCATTGGCCCAGACCAGCACGCCGCCAATGGTGGTGTCCGCGCCGAGCATGCGCGTGATAACGCCGCCCGCCGACGGGCCTGTGCCGTACACGTAGCCGCGGTTTACGCTGACCCCGGCATTCGCGCCGTCGTCCACCAGATTGTCGTACGCGTCGCGCAGCGTTACCGAGATCACCGTTTCATTGCCGATGTACGACTGCAACCACGTCGTCTCAGCCGAGACCGAAGCCCTGGCAATCGCACCCGGCAGGACGTAGATTTCATTGTACGTGCTCGTCACACCCGCGCCGGCCGCGATCACGGCCATGTAACCCGCGCGCGTGCCGGTGAACACGCCGCTATTGTCAATCAGGCCCTGCCCCGGTCCCAGCGCCGTGCGCCAGATGAAGTTGACGCCGGTGATCGGGTTGTCGAATCGATCCCACAGATCGGCGCGGAACGTCGTCGAGAGGCCCGCCGTGAGCGTCAATGGCCCGGAGGGCGTGACGGTGATGTGGTGCGCCGGCCCTGGCGTGAAGGTTACGACGGCCGTCGGCGTGAGCACAAAGGCGTTTGCGTACAGCGTGGCGCGGCCGATGGCCGTCGAGCTTAGCGTGTAGGTGAGCACGCCGCCGGTCGTGGCCGCGCCGGCGGGCGGCGACAGGGTGCCGAGCGTGGTCGTGACCACCGGCGCATTGCCGTCGGCCACCGCGTGTCCCCAGGCATCGAACAGAGCGATGCGCACAGTCGAGCCGGCAACGCCATCCGCGGTCACGGTGCGCGGCGCGGGCGCGACGGTGCCGCGCACGGCCGGCCCCGGCACAAACGCCACGCTGTCGCCGTGCGCCAGGAAGCCGTCCACATAGAAGCGGGCGGTGCCCAGCACCAGCGGCGCCGTAAGCGTGCGCGTGATGCTGCCGCCTTTTGTGAGCATCGAACCGGTAATCGAGCCGAGCGTGGTCGTCACGGCCACCGCATTGCCATCCTCGAGCGCATTGCCGTACACGTCCATGACCGTGACCGTCAGGGTCGTGCGCGATGCGCCGTCGGCGACCAACGACGGCGAGGCCGCCGCCACGCTCGCTTGTGCGGCTGGGCCGGGGCGCAGGGTGATGACGTTGGGCGGCGTCGCCGCCACGCCATCGGCGTAGATCGTCACCAGCCCGGCCGTGAAGCCGGCCGTGAACGTGCAGGTGACCGTGCCGTTGGCGCTGGGCGTGAAGGCGCTGAGCGTGCCCAGCGTGCTCGTGATGAACACCGGCAGGCCGTCGGCGATCAGATTGCCGAACCGGTCGCGCATGGTCACAATCAGCGTGGCGGCCGAAAGGCCATCCGCGCGCATCGACGCCGGCGATGCCGTGACTGTCGCCTGCCCGACCATGCCCGGTGCGAGGATCAGCGACGCCGTGCCGGTCAGCGCGAGGTTGCCCGCCACGCCCGCGACCCGGACCGGGTAGGCGCCCGCCTCCGTGGTTGAGGTAACGATGATGTCGGCGTTCGCGGTGAGCGATACACCGTAGGCATAGACCGGCGTCGGCGTCGTCAGCGTAACGGTTAGCGGCTCGCCGTCGGCCGCGCGATTGCCCTGCGTGTCCACGATGTCCGACAGATAGACGTCGGCCGTGCCTGTGCCGTCGGCGCGGATCAGCGGAGGCGAAATCAGAATGCCGGCGGCAGCCGGCGCGCCTGGAATTATCGTCAGCGATAGCGGCGCCGAAGCCGTGACGCCCTCCGTCGCCGTGATCCGGTTGCCGCCGATGATGCGCGGCAGCAGCGCCGCCGCCGAGCCCGTGAGCGGAAGCGTCACATAGCCGGGCTGTCCCGGCGACGCGGATTGTGTCCAGCTGAACGCCATGCCGGGGATGATGTTGCCGAAGCGATCATAGCCGCGCGCGGTGACGGTCGAGGTTATGCCCGCCGTGACCGTTGCCCATCCCGACGGCGATAGCGACACCGCGGCCAAACCGGCCGGCTGGTACACTGGCGGCTGCGAGGCCGGCAAGACAAAGATCTCGCCTTGCGGGCCGTTGAAACTGAGCAACTCGGTATAGGCCACCGTGGAGGTCAGCGAGACCGTCAGGTAGCCGCCCTGCGCCGTCAGGTAAATCTGCGAACCGCCCGTGGGCAGAAACGCGCCGAACAGCGCGGTGACCGTCACCGGTACGGGTGACGTGATATGGTTGCCGTATGCGTCGCGGATTGTGCCAGTCACCACGGCTACCGTGCCGACGGTCGGCGTGGGCGGCGTCGATGCGATCACGATGCGCGAGGGCGCCGCCGGCACAATGGTATAGGTCAGGTCGCCGGATGCGGTCAGCACGCCGCTCATGCTGATCCAGAGCGTGCCAACCAGATCGCCGGAGGCCAGCGTGCGCGTGACCGCGCCGCCGACCGTGGTGCCGCTGGTCAGAAACGCGGCGAGCGGGCTTGAGAGCGTTGGCGTGAACGGTGCGCCGTCCAGTACCGGGTGCCCGAACGCGTCATTCAAATCAAACCGGACCAGCGTGCTATCGCCGCCGGCCGCGAGCGTCGTGGTGAGCGCAATCGCGACGAACTGGGCGACCGGTCCCGGCACGAGGCGCACGGCCTGCGCACTGGACAGGCTGCCGTTGATCCACACGTCAGCCCATTCGTACGGCGGCGCGAGCGTGGTTGAGATCGACCGCACGGTAAACGTGAAGGAACCGTCCGGATAGGTCACGCCGTGCGAGCCGATGGCGATGAGCGCCGACGTGGTTGACACCGGCAGCGTCTGGCCGGCGCCAACGGCGTTGCCGAACGCATCGCGCAGCGTGAGCGTGATGACCGACTGGCTGGCGCCGTCGGCAGGCAGATCGAACGCCGCGCTCAGCGTGCCGGAGACGGCCGGCCCCGGCACCAGTTCAATCGAGCCGGCGACGGTCAGCACCGCGCCAACGCCGTCACGCAGGAAGAGCGTCGCAGAGCCGGTCGCCGTGCCCGCGGTATACGTCACCCCCGCATGCCCTGCGCCATCGGCCGTCGCCGGCGTCGGTAGTGAGCCAAGCGTCGGGATCAGCGTGAACGTATGGTAGGACGCCGGATTGCCGTACGCGTCGCTGGCGGCAATATCGAGGAACGCCGTCGACGCGCCATCGGCAGGGATCTGGGCCGGCGTGGCAGACAGGCTGGCGCTGGCGGCCGGCGCCGGCAAGATGAGCACCACGGCGGAATCGTAGGCTTCGCCCTGCCCATCACTGGCATGCGCCTGCACAAACACCGAGCCGGAGCGCACGGGTGTAAAGACGCCGCGCGCGTCGATCGCCCCGCTGCCGTCCAGATTGTAGCGCGTCCAGTCAAAGGCGAGGTTCGGCACCTGCGCGTCGTACGCGTCCAGGCCGCGCGCCGTGAACGTGACCGGCGCCCCGGCGGTGGCCGTCAGCGTGTCGCGCGGCTGCATCACAACATGCGTCAGGTTGCCCACCACGAACGCCACGCTGTCGCCCGTCAACGTCAACGGGTTGTTGCTCCAGGTGGCCGTAAAGCTGGCCGTGCCACTGATCGTCGCCGCGCTCAGCGTCGCCGTGAACAAGCCATTGCCATCCGTCGTGTACATCGAGTTGTCCAGCGTGCCCAGTGACGTCGTGAATCGCACGCTCTGGCCGGCGACCACCGCGTTGCGGTTGACATCGCGCACTTGCACCGTTAGCGCAGCCGTCGCCGTGCCGTTGGCCGGAATCGACTTGGTTGGCGAGATGAACTGCGTGGTCGCGGTCACGACGGCGCGCGCCGGCGCGCCCGGCTGCACCGTGATCGTGGTCGCGCCCGTCACATGCAGGCTGTCCAGCCCGAGTACGCCAAGTTGCGCGACGCCCGATGCCAGTGAGGTGAAGAACCGGAACACGCGGCCGCCGACGCTGTTGCCGGTGCCGCCCACGACGCCGAGTGTGGCGGTCGCCGTCATCGGCTGGCCGTCGGACGGCACATTGTCGTAGGCGTCATACAGATTGAAAACGAGTGTGGCCGCCTGCACACCGTCGGACGCGATGACGGTGGGCGCGGCTTGCACGACCGCGCGGAACACCGGCCCCGGCACCACCGTCACGGCGGCGGTTTGTGTGAACAGGCCCACCTGCCCCTGCACCGACAGGGCGCCAACTTTGCCGCCGGTAAACACACCCGCCGCATCGATGCTGCCCCGATTCGTGCTGATCGGTACCGTGCTCCAGATTGGCGATAGGCCGCCGACGGTATTACTGTTCTCGTCGCGACCGCTCAGGCTGAACGGCACCGGCACACTGGCGGCGGCGGTCGCCACGGTCGGCGAGATGACCAGGCCGATGAGCGGGCCGGGCAGGAACGCAAGTGCTGGGCCGGTCGCCGTGATCATTCCGGCCACCATGATCAGGTCCGTGCCGGCATGCAGCGGTACAAACGACACCGTAATGACACCGCTCGCGCTGGTCGTGCCGTTGACAAAGAAGTTGCCGAGTGTGTCGCTGATCGATACGATCTCGCCCGCCGTCAGCGGCTGACCCAGACGGTTGGTCAAGCTGATCGTCAGCGTGGCCGAGACCGGCCGCGCCAGCGTGCTGACCGTCAGCGTCGCGCCCGGCGCGATCACGTACGCGCCGGCTGCCGGCGGGCCGATAACATAGGGCACCGCAATGGTGATCGGCGCAGCGATGCCGGCGACGGCGACCGAGACCACGGCGGTCGTCAGTTGCGTGCCCGACGTCAACACGGCGACCAGGCGGCCATTGGCGGAACTGCCCAGCATCGGGCTGATGGAACCCGCAGTAGTCGTCAATGTCACGGGTACCGTGCCCGACACGACGTTGCCAAAGAAGTCGTACAGGTTGAGCGTCACGGCCGCGGTCGTCGCGCCATCGGCGATGATCTTCGGTGGAACCGCCGCCAGCGTGCCGTAATCGGCAGGCCCTGACGCAAACACGACTTGGCCGACTGCCGCCGGCAGGCCATTCGCGGAGGCTGTGACCGTGACCGTACGCGCCTGTGTGTCCGCGCGCAGCGTCGCGGTGACCGCGCCGGCCGGCGCCGCCAGCGTCTGCATGGTTGTGCCCGTGGCGACAAAGACACCGCCGTTCGCAGCGACGGTGATCGTCAAGCCCTGGTTTTCCGTGATATTGTCCAGCACATCGTATGCACGGGCCACAATCTCGCTGCTGCTCGCGCTGTCCGCCGTGATCTGCGCCGGATTGGCCGAGACACCCAGCCGGACCGCCGGTCCGGCATAGAAGCCGACGCTGGTCGTGCTGGTAATGCCGGCGGAGGCGGCCGTCAACACCGCCAGACCCGCGCGAATCGACTTGACGAAGGTCACATAGTTGCCGCGATTCGTGACACCCGCGATGGTCGAAAAGCCGGTGCCCAGCGTGCCAATCGTGGTGGTGACGGCCACCGGTGTGTTGTCGGCCACGCCGTTGCCATACACGTCACGAACCGTGACGGTAAGCGCAGCAGTGGCCGAGCCGTTCGCCAGCACGCTGGCGGGCAGTGCCGTGATCGCGACGCTGGTCGGCACGGACGGGACGGTCGCAAGACTGGCGGTGGAGCCGGCCGAACCGGCAGTCACCGCAATCAGCGAGGTCAGCGGGACCGTCACGGCGCTGTACGCAGCCACGGCCACACCGCCGCTCGTCGTGGTCGTCAACACTGGCGCACCGCCGAATAACCCGTGGTCGGCGCTGAATGCGACCAGTGTGCCGTCCGCGACGGCGTTGTTGTACACGTCGCGCACCGTGGCCGAGATGACGGTTGCCGAGCCGACGACCAGCGAGGACGGCGCGACAATCGCAACACTGGAGGGCGCTCCAGGAGAGACGGTCACATCGACCGGCGGACCGATCGCCACGTAGCCGGCCGAGACCGCCGAATAGGCGCTGTTACGCAGCAGCCCGGCCACCTTCGCGCGCACCGTGAACTGCAATTCCACCGGCGCATCGGTCGTCAGACCGATAACGTGCCAGACCACCGCGCCGTTGAGCGGGTAGCCGGTGCAGTTGACGCACGTCCAGAAATCACTGCCGGACGGCACCGTATCGGTCACGTCCACGATCAGTGCGCCGCTGCCGTTGTATGCCAGTTGCAGCGTATAGGTGACGAGTTGGCCCGCGACCACCGTCGAGGCCGACGCGCCCTTGGAGATGACCAGGCTGGCGCCAAGCGCAACCGACGTCAGCCACGCCAGGCTCAGACACCAGAGGCCGATGCTGCTTGCGACGACGAAGACCAGGCGCGAGGCCCGGCCATGACGATGGGCGTTCATTTCACATAGGTCGCCGTCGGCGTGGGCACCGCCGTGTACGTTGGGTACGGCGTGTAAGTCGGATACGGCGTGTAGGTCGGCAGCCGGGTCGGCGTGCTGGTGGCCGGCGGCGGTTGCGTCGGGTAGGGTGTGTAAGTCGGGTACGGCGTGTACGTCGGTCGCACGGTCTCGGCGGTCGCCGGTGTCGCCGCTGGTGTGTCGGTCGGCGCAGCAGTCGCCGTCGGCGTCACCGTTGGCGTGCTGGTCGCAGCCGGCGCAGCAGTATCGGTGGGCAGCGGTGTCGCCGTCGGCGACGGATACGGGTCGGCGGTCGGCGCGGGTGGTCCCGGCGGAACCACGGGGCGGACCGTGGGCGTCGCCGTCGGCAGTCTCGCACCGGGCACGGGCGTCAGCGTCGGGCCGGTGGGTATCATCAGCTTTTGCCCCACCCAGATCTGCGTCTCGTTTTCCAGGTTGTTCACCAGAGTCAGCGCCGCCAGGCCGACATGGAACTTGGCGGCAATCGATGCCAGTGTATCGCCCGGCACTACGATGTAATAGGTCAGCGGTGTCGGCGACGGAGCGCGGGTTGGCGTCTTCGTCGCTGTCGGAGCCGGAACGGTCGGCGCAGACACGTAGCCCGGAGTAGCTTCGTGGGCCGGCGTGGCTTCATACCCGGCGCTGGCCTCGCCTTCGGGGGGCTTATGCGCCGGTGTGGCATCGAGGCTGGGCAGGTCGGACTCGCCCTCTGCGGGGGTTGCGCCGGGCCCGGCTTCGCCGAGCGCGCGCGTCACAACAAACGAGCAGCCGGCCAGCGGCAGCGCCAGGCACACAAGCAATACCAGCCCGACCAGGGATGGTACACACCGGCGCATTATGTCGGCTCCCATTCCTGCACGAAGATCGGCTCGTTGATCGGTTCCACCTGGTGGAAGTTCTCCACTTTGTCGGCGATGGAACGGTCGATGATTTTGCCGCGCGTGGCCAGCAGCAGGCCGCGGCGTGTATAGAGATCGCGTGTCAGCA is part of the Chloroflexota bacterium genome and encodes:
- a CDS encoding LysM peptidoglycan-binding domain-containing protein; this encodes MRRCVPSLVGLVLLVCLALPLAGCSFVVTRALGEAGPGATPAEGESDLPSLDATPAHKPPEGEASAGYEATPAHEATPGYVSAPTVPAPTATKTPTRAPSPTPLTYYIVVPGDTLASIAAKFHVGLAALTLVNNLENETQIWVGQKLMIPTGPTLTPVPGARLPTATPTVRPVVPPGPPAPTADPYPSPTATPLPTDTAAPAATSTPTVTPTATAAPTDTPAATPATAETVRPTYTPYPTYTPYPTQPPPATSTPTRLPTYTPYPTYTPYPTYTAVPTPTATYVK